A section of the Citrus sinensis cultivar Valencia sweet orange chromosome 8, DVS_A1.0, whole genome shotgun sequence genome encodes:
- the LOC102629253 gene encoding uncharacterized protein LOC102629253, translated as MRQGATRMEKKDDGGLHKSIKTNGEGEANFRNCNHEKELTKLNEKIDGMTFNLAAVRYELGELKRNNLDTYALVQKMYSVVEALEHNITHMQSHPWKENMNSSSKDVQNGTNESSGQNFVGKGDEFGVKIAEIKDKTEDACDENLSLKNLFAYRKRKENQIFHNVVKKDKAMDAVDFVDLVSSVEVDAVEDKKVRPRKPSRYKKSPYENFTKKKGRRNKEFGLSKHGASFSEEEWYILQYIFHEQLDKRYGSI; from the exons ATGAGGCAAGGTGCAACGCGA atggaaaaaaaagatgatggaGGGCTCCATAAAAGCATTAAAACAAACGGAGAGGGTGAAGCAAACTTTCGAAATTGCAACCATGAGAAGGAATTGACAAAgcttaatgaaaaaattgatggGATGACTTTTAATCTTGCCGCTGTCAGGTATGAACTTGGTGAGCTGAAGAGGAACAATTTAGATACTTATGCATTGGTACAAAAAATGTATAGTGTAGTTGAAGCACTTGAACATAATATAACTCATATGCAATCACACCCGTGGAAGGAAAATATGAACTCTTCTAgtaaagatgttcaaaatgGTACAAATGAATCAAGTGGTCAAAATTTCGTGGGAAAGGGAGATGAGTTTGGGGTGAAGATCGCAGAGATTAAGGACAAGACTGAAGACGCATGTGATGAAAATTTATCATTGAAAAACTTATTTGCATATAGGAAACGGAAAGAGAACCAAATCTTCCACAATGTTGTTAAAAAG GATAAAGCCATGGATGCAGttgattttgtggatttgGTATCATCGGTCGAAGTAGATGCAGTTGAGGATAAAAAGGTGCGTCCTCGAAAGCCCAGTCGTTATAAAAAATCTCCTTACGAAaatttcaccaaaaaaaaaggccgCCGCAACAAGGAGTTTGGTTTATCCAAACATGGAGCTTCTTTTTCGGAGGAAGAATGGTATATTTTACAGTATATTTTTCATGAACAACTAGATAAAAGGTATGGAAGTATTTAA
- the LOC127899174 gene encoding protein FAR1-RELATED SEQUENCE 5-like, protein MDIDEQVINQNSKEAEFDIPSSHDILSTDRATILPSVDDSSCSIVFNGKHLQQLTSEDVIGSQFETLTDAENFYSNYSKVMGFSIHKNDIRYDNDGQTNVRRWVCNREGERAKKYVERKDRIREPRAVTRGKCPAAFRVKMNKKVGTWVVNQLIPEHSHELAMNYEIKFLRSHRSVKDCDMAQATAMKTVGIKTSQIMDFLVNQAGGYDNVGFTLEDLYNSLDVERRSMMLETDSESALAYLKGKADMDPNFFCKYTVDEENRLSNLFWADSIAEKPISSLIILLQTLLSG, encoded by the exons ATGGATATTGATGAACAAG TTATCaaccaaaattcaaaagaagcAGAGTTTGACATTCCTTCATCACATGACATTCTTTCAACAGATAGGGCAACCATTCTGCCAAGTGTAGATGATTCCTCATGTTCCATTGTTTTTAATGGTAAGCACCTGCAACAACTCACTAGTGAAGATGTAATTGGAAGTCAATTTGAGACACTTACAGATGCTGAGAATTTTTACAGTAATTACTCGAAAGTAATGGGCTTCAGCATTCATAAGAATGATATAAGGTATGATAATGATGGTCAAACCAATGTGAGACGTTGGGTTTGTAATAGGGAGGGCGAGCGTGCTAAAAAGTATGTTGAAAGGAAAGATAGAATTCGGGAACCGAGGGCTGTTACGAGAGGCAAATGTCCAGCTGCTTTTAGAGTGAAGATGAATAAGAAGGTTGGTACTTGGGTTGTTAATCAGTTGATCCCTGAACACTCACATGAGTTGGCAATGAATTATGAGATTAAGTTCCTTCGATCCCATCGATCAGTTAAAGATTGTGACATGGCTCAAGCTACTGCGATGAAAACTGTTGGTATAAAGACTAGTCAAATTATGGATTTTTTAGTCAATCAAGCTGGGGGTTATGACAATGTGGGCTTCACACTGGAGGATTTGTATAATTCATTAGATGTTGAACGTCGGTCTATGATGCTTGAAACAGATTCAGAATCTGCGCTGGCATACTTAAAAGGAAAAGCTGATATGGATCCAAATTTCTTCTGTAAATACACTGTAGATGAGGAGAATAGACTTTCAAACTTGTTTTGGGCTGATTCTATTGCAGAAAAACCAATTTCGAGTCTCATAATCTTGCTTCAAACTCTCCTTTCTGGTTAA
- the LOC112495475 gene encoding endochitinase-like produces MRLIGSLLIFSLVLSFVQGGSAQNCGSGAVCGERDTGHGTDGGELGKIISREMFEDLLPYRNDERCHARGFYTYDAFIEAAKAFPAFGNSGNETMRKREIAAFFAQTGHETTGGWPDAPGGEYAWGYCYIRQVSHGSDYCYPYCPCPLPGQYYGRGPIQLTWNCNYLRCGEALGVDLLNNPDLLATDPVLSFKSAIWFWMTAQPPKPSCHEVIIDEWKPSANDVNASRLPGYGLTTNIINGGIECGKGWNSFVANRIGFFTTFCGKFGIQPGDNLDCYNQGPYGPNLMAQSM; encoded by the exons ATGAGGCTCATTGGGTCCTTACTAATTTTCTCTCTAGTTTTATCTTTTGTACAAGGAGGTTCAGCACAGAATTGTGGAAGCGGCGCTGTGTGCGGTGAACGTGATACTGGCCACGGGACGGATGGCGGTGAACTGGGCAAGATCATCTCAAGGGAGATGTTTGAAGACTTGCTTCCGTATAGAAATGATGAACGATGCCATGCCAGAGGCTTCTACACTTATGATGCTTTTATAGAGGCAGCCAAAGCTTTTCCAGCCTTTGGTAACTCTGGAAATGAAACCATGCGTAAAAGAGAAATTGCTGCCTTTTTTGCCCAAACTGGCCATGAAACTACTG GGGGATGGCCCGATGCACCTGGTGGAGAATATGCTTGGGGATATTGCTATATTAGGCAAGTTAGCCATGGGTCCGACTACTGTTATCCTTACTGTCCATGTCCCTTGCCAGGGCAATACTATGGCCGAGGTCCAATTCAACTCACTTG GAATTGCAATTACTTAAGGTGCGGAGAAGCCTTGGGGGTGGACTTGTTGAACAATCCAGACCTTCTTGCCACTGATCCAGTACTATCATTCAAGTCAGCAATCTGGTTCTGGATGACTGCACAGCCACCAAAGCCATCGTGCCACGAAGTCATTATCGACGAATGGAAACCATCAGCAAATGACGTAAACGCCAGCCGGCTTCCGGGATACGGTCTAACCACAAATATAATCAACGGTGGAATTGAATGTGGCAAAGGTTGGAATAGCTTTGTAGCTAACCGTATTGGGTTCTTTACCACTTTCTGTGGCAAGTTTGGGATTCAGCCTGGCGACAATCTTGATTGCTACAACCAAGGGCCTTATGGCCCTAATTTGATGGCACAATCTATGTGA
- the LOC102627878 gene encoding endochitinase-like precursor yields MRLIGSLLIFSLVLSFVLGGSAQNCGSGVVYGGRDTGHGTHGGELGKIISREMFDDLLEYRNDERCPARGFYTYDAFIEAAQAFPGFGNSGNETMRKREIAAFFAQTGHETTGGWPDAPGGEYAWGYCFISEVSPPSDYCDPNYPCRGKYYGRGPIQLSWNYNYLRCGEGLGLGEELLNNPDLLATDPVLSFKSAIWFWMTAQPPKPSCHEVIIDEWKPSANDVNAGRLPGYGLTTNIINGGIECGQGGNAAVRNRIGFFTTFCGKFGIQPGDSLDCYNQRPYGLNLMAQSM; encoded by the exons ATGAGGCTTATTGGGTCCTTACTAATTTTCTCTCTAGTTTTATCTTTTGTACTAGGAGGCTCAGCACAGAACTGTGGAAGCGGCGTTGTGTACGGTGGACGTGATACCGGCCATGGGACGCATGGCGGTGAACTGGGCAAGATCATCTCAAGGGAGATGTTTGATGACTTGCTTGAGTATAGAAATGATGAACGATGCCCTGCCAGAGGCTTCTACACTTATGATGCTTTTATAGAGGCAGCCCAAGCTTTTCCAGGCTTTGGTAACTCTGGAAATGAAACCATGCGTAAAAGAGAAATCGCTGCCTTTTTTGCCCAAACTGGCCATGAAACTACTG GGGGATGGCCCGATGCACCTGGTGGCGAATATGCTTGGGGATATTGCTTTATAAGCGAAGTTAGCCCTCCGTCCGACTACTGTGATCCTAACTATCCATGTCGAGGGAAGTACTATGGCCGAGGTCCAATTCAACTCTCTTG GAATTACAATTACTTACGGTGCGGAGAAGGCCTAGGGCTAGGAGAGGAGTTGTTGAACAATCCAGACCTTCTTGCTACTGATCCAGTACTATCATTCAAGTCAGCAATCTGGTTCTGGATGACTGCACAGCCACCAAAGCCATCGTGCCACGAAGTCATTATCGACGAATGGAAACCATCAGCAAATGACGTAAACGCCGGCCGGCTTCCGGGATACGGTCTAACCACAAATATAATCAACGGTGGAATTGAATGTGGCCAAGGTGGGAATGCCGCTGTACGTAACCGTATTGGGTTCTTTACCACTTTCTGTGGCAAGTTTGGGATTCAGCCTGGTGACAGTCTTGATTGCTACAACCAACGACCTTATGGCCTTAATCTGATGGCACAATCTATGTGA